A part of Podarcis muralis chromosome 13, rPodMur119.hap1.1, whole genome shotgun sequence genomic DNA contains:
- the LOC114582198 gene encoding histone H2B 7-like — protein MPEPAKSVPVPKKGSKKAITKTQKKGDKKRKKSRKESYSIYVYKVLKQVHPDTGISSKAMSIMNSFVNDIFERIAAESSRLAHYNKRSTITSREIQTAVRLLLPGELAKHAVSEGTKAVTKYTSSK, from the coding sequence ATGCCTGAGCCCGCGAAGTCGGTTCCCGTGCCTAAGAAAGGGTCGAAGAAGGCCATCACCAAGACCCAGAAGAAGGGCGACAAGAAGCGCAAAAAGAGCAGGAAGGAGAGCTACTCCATCTATGTCTACAAGGTCCTCAAACAAGTCCACCCGGACACGGGCATCTCGTCCAAGGCCATGAGCATCATGAACTCCTTCGTCAACGACATCTTCGAGCGCATCGCTGCTGAGTCTTCCCGCCTGGCCCATTACAACAAGCGATCCACTATCACTTCCCGGGAGATCCAGACCGCTGTGcgcttgctgctgcctggggagTTGGCCAAGCACGCCGTGTCTGAGGGCACCAAGGCCGTCACCAAGTACACCAGCTCCAAGTAA
- the LOC114582202 gene encoding histone H4, producing MSGRGKGGKGLGKGGAKRHRKVLRDNIQGITKPAIRRLARRGGVKRISGLIYEETRGVLKVFLENVIRDAVTYTEHAKRKTVTAMDVVYALKRQGRTLYGFGG from the coding sequence ATGTCTGGCCGTGGCAAAGGTGGCAAGGGCTTGGGCAAAGGAGGTGCCAAAAGGCATAGGAAGGTCCTTCGTGATAACATCCAGGGAATCACTAAGCCCGCTATTCGCCGGCTGGCTCGCCGCGGAGGAGTGAAGCGTATTTCTGGGCTGATCTACGAGGAGACTCGCGGTGTCCTAAAGGTGTTTCTGGAGAACGTGATCCGCGATGCCGTAACCTACACGGAGCACGCGAAAAGGAAGACCGTGACCGCTATGGATGTGGTGTACGCCTTGAAGCGCCAAGGCCGTACTCTGTATGGATTTGGCGGCTAA